The following proteins come from a genomic window of Sorex araneus isolate mSorAra2 chromosome 1, mSorAra2.pri, whole genome shotgun sequence:
- the REXO4 gene encoding RNA exonuclease 4 gives MSKKKFWKRRARPGGGAPVRTPETHAGKPPQDPGDFSRNWKALQELLKQKSQAPEKPVGASPVESKTPPQGTQQNRPPVPAAAKPEAPAREGPGHEACSAAVPGKPPGRRKGPAVPAEKGTKRRARGDPALTPADGGPRKRRAPEAPQPPTEDDLWFDDVDPADIEAALGPEAARIARSRLGLRESRVTLEKDQAFPGLTRALALDCEMVGVGPGGEESVAARVSVVNQFGRCVYDKYVKPSQPVTDYRTAVSGIQPQHLGHGEALEVVQREVASMLRGRVLVGHALHNDLKVLFLDHPKRRIRDTQKYKPFKTQVKSGRPSLKLLAKKILGVQVQQAEHCSVQDAQVAMRLYITVKKEWEATAQRRCPAPSARHSANAS, from the exons ATGAGCAAGAAGAAGTTCTGGAAACGCCGGGCGCGGCCGGGCGGCGGGGCTCCGGTACGCACCCCCGAGACGCACGCCGGGAAGCCCCCGCAGGACCCCGGGGACTTTTCCCGGAACTGGAAGGCGCTGCAAGAG CTGCTGAAACAAAAGTCACAGGCCCCGGAGAAGCCTGTCGGTGCCTCTCCGGTGGAGTCCAAAAcgccgccccaagggacccagcaaaACAGACCCCCTGTGCCTGCTGCGGCCAAGCCAGAGGCGCCTGCAAGGGAAGGCCCCGGGCACGAGGCCTGCAGCGCGGCTGTTCCCGGGAAGccaccaggcaggaggaagggaccGGCTGTCCCGGCGGAGAAAGGAACCAAGAGAAGGGCGCGCGGAGACCCGGCTCTGACGCCCGCGGATGGTGGGCCCAGGAAGCGAAGGGCCCCCGAGGCCCCACAGCCACCCACCGA GGATGACCTCTGGTTTGATGACGTGGACCCGGCGGACATCGAGGCGGCCCTGGGCCCAGAGGCAGCCCGCATAGCCCGGAGCCGCCTGGGCCTGCGTGAGTCCCGCGTGACTCTGGAGAAGGACCAGGCCTTCCCGGG CCTGACCAGAGCCCTGGCCCTGGACTGCGAGATGGTGGGCGTGGGCCCCGGCGGGGAGGAGAGCGTGGCCGCGCGCGTGTCCGTGGTGAACCAGTTCGGAAGGTGCGTGTACGACAAGTACGTGAAGCCCTCCCAGCCCGTGACGGACTACAGGACGGCGGTCAGCGGcatccagccccagcacctcgGGCACG GCGAGGCCTTGGAGGTGGTCCAGCGGGAGGTGGCCAGCATGCTGAGGGGCCGCGTGCTCGTCGGCCACGCGCTGCACAACGACCTCAAG GTGCTGTTTCTCGATCACCCCAAGAGGAGGATCCGGGACACGCAGAAGTACAAACCTTTCAAGACGCAAGTGAAG agtgGAAGGCCGTCCCTGAAGCTACTCGCAAAGAAGATCCTGGGGGTCCAGGTGCAGCAGGCTGAGCACTGTTCA GTCCAGGACGCCCAGGTGGCCATGAGGCTCTACATCACGGTCAAGAAGGAGTGGGAGGCCACTGCCCAGCGGCGCTGCCCGGCCCCCTCCGCGCGCCACAGCGCCAACGCGTCCTGA